The region cagttaccactgccctatgagctggatttttgtattctgcagacttccacgttcctctgagaccctcgccattggggtcataacactagtaaTATGTATACTGATCCACAACCTAGGTGTACcaaaatgcccccatctagtggccaaacgtCAGCACTACGTTGTCCCTATATCACAGGCACACCAAATAGCAACATATATATATTTAGCAGAACAAGACATGGTAATACACCTGTtcgtgtagcagtaccattatatGCGAGGTGATagtatcatagtaacatagttattaaggttgaaggaagactttaagtccatctagttcaacccatagtctaacctaacatgccctaacatgttgatccagaggaaggcaaaaaaaaaacatgtggcaaagagtaagctccacattgggaaaaaaattccttcccgactccacatacggcaatcagactagttccctggatcaacgccctatcaaggaatctagtgtatataccctgtaacattatacttttccagaaaggtatccagtcccctcttaaatttaagtaataaatcactaattacaacatcatacggcagagagttccatagtctcactgctcttacagtaaggaatccgcgtctgttattatgattaaaccttccttCCTCCagttgtagaggatgcccccttgtccctgtctctggtctatgattaaaaaaatcatcagaaaggtctttgtactgtcccctcatagatttatacattaaaataagatcaccccttagtcttcgtttttcccaaactaaatagccccaagggtaataatctatcttggtattgcagaccccccagtcctctaataaccttggtcgctcttctctgcacccgctctagttcagctatgtctttcttatacaccggagaccagaactgtgcacagtattctaagtgtggtcgcactagtgacttgtatagaggtaaaattatgttctcctcatgagcttctatgcctcttttaatgcatcccattattttatttgcctttgtagcagctgcctgacactggccactaaatgtgagtttgtcttccacacatacacccaggtctttttcatttacggttttgcccagaattttagaaataagcacatagttatacatcttattacttctacccaagtgcatgaccttacatttatccccattaaagctcatttgccatttaccagcccaagcttctagtttacataaatcatcctgtaatataaaattgtcctcctctgtactgattaccctgcagagtttagtgtcatctgcaaatattgaaattctactctgtatgccccctacaaagtcattaataaatatattaaaaagaagagggcccaatactaacccctgtggtatcccactgctaaccgcgacccagtccgagtgtgctccattaataaccaccctttgtttcctatccctgagccagctcttaacccacttacacacattttcccctatccccaataTTAGTACACTTAAATCATGTAGCAATATCAACATATGTTACTCTATACACATACACTAATAACATACGGCACTGGGACGAGATGGAAAGTCAAAGGCGATAACATATTTTACCATATCCCCTACAACAGCACAGTGAGTACTGAGCACAAGATGAGATATAAGGAATACTTTTTCCCTGTAGAGAGAGGTAAGGGTAACAGACACCCGAAAAGCCCAGCCACGACTACTGCCCTGGCACACCTTTGCAAATACACGCCACAATTTTCAGATTATTTTAAAaagaattagaaaaccatgtatcatttcctttacacttcataaatacttgctactttgtgttaatATATCACACAAAATCCCAACAAAATATATATTGTTAGTGACAGAGTAGTGTTCTTCCCAGCACTAAGTAGTTGACCTGAGTAGTTGGAGTTAATAGTTGAGACTACCCCAGAGTGGGCTATGTGGGAACATAAGAGACAGCAGAGGAGTGCAAGGGGACGGAAGCTGGTTGGATCCAGGGACCAGGACAACTTAAGACCAGCGCGAGCAGGCTGTAAACCATAGAGCCTTTTCACACCACTCACTCCTTAGGTAACCGGACACTTTGGGACTACAAGGTGGCTGGTAACCTTGGCAATGATCTGtacactttaaaattaaaaatctttctGTTCTTGAGAACGGAACAATTTTTAGTAAGTGGTAAATTGCAAAGTCgtatgtttttacaagcactttattTTGCCCATTTATAAACTTGAAACAACTCCTTTATGTAAAAAAGTCTCCTTATATGTCCCTCGACAATTAAAGAAGCACTAAGTATTGATATAACATGAAAACATGAactatgaattgcattactgctctagaaaacaggaaaaattgagaatacttagcgcataaattggccaattcatatgtacccggcagccacgataaggtAATTCTCtctgctgggaacctgcctaatgtgattcctctcctaggctgaagcctgcGTTTATGTGAGTAGATAGGATCCTGCTATGATTAAAACCGCCGAAGATTtcagcacagaatctgcacaggaaTCCATGAGATATCGGAATAAAGCCTAAATGTGAATAGGATGTGCCAAAGGATGAAGTAATCTCAACTACATGTGACACACTGAGCTCTTCTACATCTTCAGATAACCATTCTACCATACCATTTATCATAACCTCTGTGATATCAAAACAAGAATATTCTAAAATTATGAAAACTGCAGAGATAATATATTTACACAGAAATTCAGGCGATTACTTTTCCCTTTACTTAGAGCCATGTCACTCCTGTAAGATCAGTGCATAGATTAGTCCAGATGTTGCAGGAAAGGAATAGAAAGCAGACACATCTCATGTCATCTTCCCCATAAATGTATGAATGTAGCAGAGCAGAGTTTGTCAGAAGAGGCAGAGTTGTGGCTGAAGGACCGGAGATTGCAGACTAAAACTTACTGCAATTTTCTTAACAAGATCTTCCCACTATAtatgtaaaattatttttttccatgtcAAAGGTTCCCGTAGCCTATTCTTTCTATTGTGTCTGTACTCTCTGTCAAtcgctcctgtctcctgagctatgCACCTCTCTGGAGTTATCTTTTGTGTGATCTCAGGATCTGGACCCCCTACTGATTTCCTTGCAATTAAAATGatgcaaaaatggaacaaaaagtgTCAAAGGTTTAGTTAATGTTCAAGTCCAAGATCAAACACAATGCAGGCGTAAAAAGTTACATGACAAATTCAGCCCTGCTACATCCTCAGATTATAAATGATGGACTTGTAATAAAAAATCTGGTACGTACCTGTATGAAGATCTTCAGAGTGGCCGTAGACACCAAACTGGTGCACACTAAAGATGAGGGGTCAAGCTCTCCCTCTGGGTTCTGATACTTTACCCCCATGATAAAAGCCATGGGCAGGGCAAAGACTATAGATGAGATCCATATGACAGAGAGAATCTTCTTGGTCCTCTTCCTGGACATGATCATCTTAGCCTTCATGGGATGACAGATGGCCAGGTACCTTTCGCAGCTCAAGCTGGCGATGTTCAGCACGGTGGCATAGGAGCAGATATCGCGCAAGAAATAGTAACTTCTGCACACAGTATCCCCAAATACCCAGGGGTAATGGAACCAGATGAAGTTATACAGCTCTATGGGGATACTGATGACCAGGATGAGGATGTCGGACAGTGCCAGGCTCACCAGGTGGTAGTGCACCGTGCCCTGTAAGCTGTGCAGGCTGCACTTCTTCAGGACCAGCTGTATGGTCAGCACGTTCCCTATGGTACCCACCAAGAAGATGAGGATGTAAAGAACAGTGATGAACACTTTCGATGACAAGCTGGTGTCAACGCCCAATGGGTGAGTCGTGTCTTTGGTGGCATTCGGAACTTCTTGGAACCAAGTGACATTGCTTAGGGCCAATGTCTCAGCTTCCATCCTGCAACTGGTTCCTCACACTGTTTGGATAGCACTAGAAGAACGTTTCTCAGACCAGGTGTGGACCTCACGTCACTCCATGTCTCTTCCAGACTGGGTGTTTCCAACAGTTGAGTTATTCTGCTTCCCAAAGCCCCCCACACTCATAAATTTGTTGAATGCACTTGTTACCAGAGACGTATGCCAATCACAATCCCGTTGGGAAACTTCATTGTCCGACCTAAATGAATGCATGAATGGATCATACTATGGAGGAGAAGTCTGTGAGCTCTGGAGAGCGGCAGCAGAAAGCCAGCAGAGGTGTAGGAGGTATTTCAGGGGCAGCAGACAGGGAGGGCTCTGATTGCTGAGTTATCAGCCAGGGACCTATCAGCTCATATGTTCTCCTCCAGAGCCCATACAGTATAGTTTCCAAGGATTCGGTTCCTGGAGGTACAGATTAATATAAATGAGACAGGTGTGTGATTGCTGCTGTCTCAGCTGCGGGTACAGTGAATGATAATCAGTTTTGCATGTCACAATGACAGGAGATTACGTTACCTGCTGCAGAAATTACAGCTCGGAGCTAAGAGACCGGAGATCAAAGAAATATTAGAAAATCAGCCCTTTATCTTCTATGGAAATTGCTCAATCATGCACTGCCATGATAATCGGCCAGGCTCACAGTTGCATTATTACCGTCTCCTCCCGTAATGTTTCCCTGATACCGCATGTTTAAATCGATGGGGATTCCTAATAGAAGAACAACGCAACAAGAAAAATGTCACAAAGTGCAAAAGTAAAAATCCGAACAAGAAAATAGGCAAAGATGCGCGGGGGGGCAGACGAGACAGATGCAAAATGGGTCACGGACCGAATCTGAGTGTGAAAGAAAATCGCAGCGTGCACTGGTTTTATCCATAAATCGGATGAGGCTcacacattcaagtctatgggcacacaaaaaaaatcagatgccgTAAGGAGCCACAGTGTAACatctgatttttacggatacattgcaattcagTAACATAGGAaactaaatggtcctgtaaatgattaatagctgctgtaaaaaaatggattgtatatggaagaaaagtgaaaaaaaaatgtcccactTTTCTTCATGAAGCTTTGAATGATTTTTTATACACTTGTGTAAACCTGACCTTATACAATTGCTTTGCCAATGAAAGGAACTCAGCTGCAGCCGAGGAGGAAATGGTGTCCCAATGTAGACGGCTCAAAGATGTCACTGCATTGCTCCCACTacacagtggcgtatccagggggggcagccggggcatgtgccccgggcaaagctgacagggggcgccagcgggccgcctgatgatgcggtggtccaaggaggctcctcgtcgagtcatacccaggggtcggcatgggagggggagcgggggctgtctaattatactcacctgctcctggcacggtccctgcaggtccctggctcccgggcgccccagcttcttcctgtactgagcggtcacatggtactgttcattacagtaatgaatatgcggctccacctcccataggggtggagccgcatattcattactgtaatgagcggtaacagtgaccgctcagtacaggaagaaactgccggcgccagggaagcagggcgatattcacctgctcctcgctccagccgccgctccgtctttagcatcttctgcagtgacgctgaggtcagagggagcggtgacgtggttagtgcgtgccctctgcctgaaagtcagtgcagaagacgctgaagatggagtggcggctGGAGCGAGGAgcgggtgaatattgaaagtgctgggggcctgagcgacggagaggtgagtatgtaattttttttttaatcgcagcaacagcaaatggggcaagtgtgtgtatggagcattttatggggccataacgtttgtgcagcactacatggggcaagagtctgtatggagtatcctatggggccataacgtttgtgcattatatggggcaaatatctttatggagcatcttatggggccataatcaacgtttgcgcagcattatatggggcaaatgtgtctatggagcatcttatggggccattattaacgttTATgcgggattatatggggctcctgattcaatatggatattcaaaaacacttaacctgctgatgtctcaattaattttacttttattggtatctattttaacattatggggattcaagactgtaccttggcttggtcatacagtttcaatagagttaaggttcaaatgggggaggtttgggggggggggggggcgccaaactgatcctttcccccgggtgcaggaaaggctagatacacctctgccactATAAAAAGAAGGAGACAGACAGACATTTGTTGTGGGGGAACTcagaggtttgttttttttaactcatGGAGGCATCTCTGTatttatcatccctgtactgtgacatcacaatgtttattatccctgtactgtgaaatcactgtgtttatcatccctgtactgtgacatcactgtgtttatcatccctgtactgtgacatcactgtgtttatcatccctgtactgtgacatcactgtgtttatcatccctgtactgtgacatcactgtgtttatcatccctgtactgtgacatcactgtgtttattatccctgtactgtggcatcactgtgtttattatccctgtactgtgacatcactgtgtgtattatccctgtactgtgacatcactgtgtttattatccctgtactgtggcatcactgtgtttgttatccctgtactgtgacatcactgtgtgtattatccctgtaatgtgacatcactgtgtgtattatccctgtactgtgacatcactgtgtttattatccctgtactgtggcatcactgtgtttattatccctgtactgtgacatcactgtttattatccctgtactgtgacatcactgtgtttattatccctgtactgtgacatcactgtgtttatcatccctgtactgtgacatcactgtgtttatcatccctgtactgtgacatcactgtgtttatcatccctgtactgtgacatcactgtgtttatcatccctgtactgtgacatcactgtgtttattatccctgtactgtggcatcactgtgtttattatccctgtactgtgacatcactgtgtgtattatccctgtactgtgacatcactgtgtttattatccctgtactgtggcatcactgtgtttgttatccctgtactgtgacatcactgtgtgtattatccctgtaatgtgacatcactgtgtgtattatccctgtactgtgacatcactgtgtttattatccctgtactgtggcatcactgtgtttattatccctgtactgtgacatcactgtgtttattatccctgtactgtgacatcactgtttattatccctgtactgtgacatcactgtgtttattatccctgtactgtgacatcactgtgtttattatctctgtactgtgacatcgctgtgtttattatccctgtactgtgacatcactgtgtttattatccctgtactgtgacatcactgtgtttattatccctgtactgtgacatcactgtgtttattatctctgtactgtgacatcgctgtgtttattatctctgtactgtgacatcactgtgtttattatccctgtactgtgacatcactgtgtttattatccctgtactgtgacatcactgtttattatccctgtactgtgacatcactgtgtttattatccctgtactgtgacatcactgtgtttattatccctgtactgtgacatcactgtgtttattatccctgtactgtgacatcactgtgtttattatctctgtactgtgacatcactgtgtttattatccctgtactgtgacatcactgtgtttattatccctgtactctgacatcactgtgtttattatccctgtactgtgacatcactgtgtttatcatccctgtactgtgacatcactgtgtttattatccctgtactgtgacatcactgtgtttattatccctgtactgtggcatcactgtgtttattatccctgtactgtgacatcactgtgtttttgttatccctgtactgtgacatcactgtgtttattatccctgtactgtgacatcactgtgtttattatccctgtactctgacatcactgtgtttattatccctgtactgtgacatcactgtgtttttgttatccctgtactgtgacatcactgtgtttatcatccctgtactgtgacatcactgtgtttattatccctgtactgtgac is a window of Ranitomeya variabilis isolate aRanVar5 chromosome 2, aRanVar5.hap1, whole genome shotgun sequence DNA encoding:
- the NTSR2 gene encoding neurotensin receptor type 2, which codes for MEAETLALSNVTWFQEVPNATKDTTHPLGVDTSLSSKVFITVLYILIFLVGTIGNVLTIQLVLKKCSLHSLQGTVHYHLVSLALSDILILVISIPIELYNFIWFHYPWVFGDTVCRSYYFLRDICSYATVLNIASLSCERYLAICHPMKAKMIMSRKRTKKILSVIWISSIVFALPMAFIMGVKYQNPEGELDPSSLVCTSLVSTATLKIFIQVNAFMSFVLPVTLIGGLNCITVNKLETLRSRSSLMLHSSCKSNRAFKDAHEYQRSVSSTGLTKISVGGTSGKKNLTVSSEPNRIQALQHSIYMLRAIVIAYVVCWLPYHARRLMFCYIPDDEWSGFLYTFYHYFYMLTNTLFYVSSAVNPVLYNMVSSSFRQLFMDTMNMSCSKSSINLSVSTSA